One window of the Canis lupus familiaris isolate Mischka breed German Shepherd chromosome 29, alternate assembly UU_Cfam_GSD_1.0, whole genome shotgun sequence genome contains the following:
- the LOC111093154 gene encoding zinc finger protein 385C-like isoform X5, which produces MVLRGASKGEGGECSSQAQPPAPPGPCWLPCLPGLCSPPLDFKHLLALHSNGATALSLTPNFSTMDPIQKAVISHTFGVPSPLKKKLFISCNICHLRFNFANQAEAHYKGHKPIRKLKAVEAAKSKQRPQTLAWDGVLVSPTPTPGSGSPGEPQSKAVPAAPPPGPQLQPPLTPDPTPREPAHSDLLDPASSSSSSSCPPCSPEPGREAPGPEPAAAAVEVV; this is translated from the coding sequence ATGGTGCTCCGTGGTGCCTCCAAAGGCGAAGGGGGAGAATGCTCTTCGCAGGCCCAGCCTCCAGCgcccccaggcccctgctggCTTCCCTGCCTGCCAGGCCTCTGCAGCCCCCCGCTGGACTTCAAGCACTTGCTCGCCCTCCACTCGAATGGTGCCACTGCGCTCAGTCTCACCCCCAACTTCAGCACGATGGACCCGATCCAGAAAGCTGTCATCAGCCACACGTTTGGGGTCCCTTCCCCTCTGAAGAAGAAGCTCTTCATTTCCTGTAACATCTGTCACCTGAGGTTCAACTTCGCAAACCAAGCCGAAGCACATTACAAAGGCCACAAACCCATCAGAAAACTCAAGGCTGTTGAAGCTGCCAAGAGCAAGCAGAGGCCACAAACCCTGGCCTGGGATGGGGTGCTGGTGTCCCCAACCCCGACTCCAGGCAGTGGATCCCCTGGAGAGCCACAGAGCAAAGCAGTTCCTGCAGCCCCACCTCCTGGCCCCCAACTCCAGCCACCGCTGACTCCGGACCCCACACCCAGGGAGCCGGCCCACTCAGACCTCTTGGatcctgcctcctcttcctcttcttcctcctgcccaccctgTTCCCCAGAGCCTGGGAGAGAGGCACCAGGGCCTGAGCCAGCAGCAGCTGCTGTGGAAGTAGTGTGA